Proteins encoded together in one Flavobacteriales bacterium window:
- a CDS encoding OmpA family protein has protein sequence MKLHYSMFLAPALLSLQAVAQTGPNLVKNPGFEETTGTVKTWDQLHLAAGWTNANAGSADLFNKDACYVGVPDNDLGSTGAFEGERYAGFVAYKDDQRRNWKRVMDHNEGPFRPAFQSYSEYLQQELTSPLTAGQEYDVVLRVKLASNSDRAVSHVGAYFSPVQLAYNHRHFITEKAQVSSADMVSDKQNWTEVKGSFVADGTEKFIVIGAFPAAGMDKTKAVEGGDSQRAYYYIDGVSLTVHPEPDTDGDGVIDKEDKCPQEPGLPTLGGCPDRDGDGITDKLDACPDAAGPADKQGCPDRDGDGITDNVDRCPDVAGVASMKGCPELKEETKKLFEKALTGVKFESGKSVIKKESFAILDQVVKVMSENPSYNLEIHGHTDDQGDDAKNMKLSDDRAAAVKKYLTDKGVSGERTRSFGHGETQPIEDNKTAAGRAKNRRVEFKVVFWE, from the coding sequence ATGAAGTTGCACTACTCCATGTTCCTGGCCCCGGCCCTGCTGTCGTTGCAGGCGGTGGCCCAGACCGGCCCGAACCTGGTGAAGAACCCGGGCTTCGAAGAAACGACCGGGACGGTGAAGACCTGGGACCAGCTCCATCTGGCCGCTGGTTGGACGAACGCCAACGCCGGTTCCGCCGACCTCTTCAACAAGGACGCCTGCTATGTGGGCGTTCCCGACAACGACCTGGGAAGCACCGGGGCGTTCGAGGGCGAACGCTATGCCGGATTCGTGGCCTACAAGGATGACCAGCGCCGCAATTGGAAGCGTGTGATGGACCACAATGAAGGTCCCTTCCGCCCGGCCTTTCAGAGCTATAGCGAATACCTGCAGCAGGAACTGACCAGCCCGCTGACGGCCGGCCAGGAGTACGACGTGGTGCTGCGCGTGAAACTGGCGAGCAACAGCGACCGGGCGGTGAGCCATGTCGGTGCTTACTTCTCACCGGTGCAGCTGGCCTACAACCACCGGCACTTCATCACCGAGAAGGCGCAGGTGTCCAGCGCCGACATGGTGTCGGACAAGCAGAACTGGACGGAAGTGAAGGGCAGCTTCGTGGCCGATGGCACCGAGAAGTTCATCGTCATCGGTGCGTTCCCCGCCGCGGGCATGGACAAGACCAAGGCCGTTGAGGGCGGTGACAGCCAGCGCGCCTATTACTACATCGATGGCGTGAGCCTGACGGTTCATCCTGAGCCGGACACCGATGGCGACGGCGTGATCGACAAGGAGGACAAGTGTCCGCAGGAGCCAGGCCTGCCCACCCTGGGTGGTTGCCCGGACCGCGATGGGGACGGGATCACCGACAAACTGGATGCCTGCCCGGACGCTGCCGGACCCGCCGACAAGCAGGGTTGCCCGGACCGCGATGGTGATGGCATCACGGACAACGTCGACCGTTGCCCCGATGTGGCCGGTGTGGCCAGCATGAAGGGCTGCCCTGAACTGAAGGAGGAGACCAAGAAGCTCTTCGAGAAAGCCCTGACCGGCGTGAAGTTCGAGAGCGGCAAGAGCGTGATCAAGAAGGAAAGCTTCGCCATCCTTGACCAAGTGGTGAAGGTCATGTCCGAGAACCCCAGCTACAACCTGGAGATCCACGGGCACACCGATGACCAGGGCGACGACGCCAAGAACATGAAGCTGAGCGACGACCGGGCCGCCGCCGTGAAGAAGTACCTCACGGACAAAGGTGTCTCTGGTGAGCGCACCCGCAGCTTCGGCCACGGTGAGACCCAGCCCATCGAGGACAACAAGACCGCCGCCGGCCGTGCCAAGAACCGCCGGGTGGAATTCAAGGTGGTGTTCTGGGAGTGA
- a CDS encoding ligase-associated DNA damage response DEXH box helicase yields MSTPSTRLTEWFSTQGWTAQHFQRAVWAHMAEGRSGLLNAPTGTGKTYAVWGGVANHALLNGSNARGLRALWITPLRALAGEIAESAQRMCDGVELDWKVGARTGDTSTKERAAQKKALPQLLVTTPESLHVLLATKGYADLFKHLDWFIADEWHELLGSKRGVQVELALSRLKALRPQLGIWGISATIGNLEEAMTVLHGADIMDRTRSVDPIARRSRGEGGPGRPTPVLVRSTIKKPIEVRSIIPEEVERYPWAGHLGLKLAHRLLPILEQSTSTLIFTNTRAQSEIWYHHLLDIAPELAGTIALHHGSLDRDVREWVEKALDEGRLKAVVCTSSLDLGVDFRPVETVVQVGGPKGVARFVQRAGRSGHRPDAVSRIWFLPTHTLELVEAAALRQAADEGSIEARQPLFRCFDVLAQYLVTLAVSDGFSPAALYEEVRSTWCFQDIALEEWDRLLTFITTGGKSLTAYDEFRKAVVDEDGMVRVHDRRVALRHKLSIGTIVGSESYAVKLIGGGRIGTVEEWFINQLKPGDVFWFAGRSLEFVRVHGLVAQVRKSREKKGKIPSWQGGRMPLSSYMAKVLRTQLTAGEGNAEMAAVQPILARQRETSIVPTGDELLIERFESREGHHAVIYPFEGRLVHEAMGSLLAFRMSLLRPITFSIAMNDYGFELLSDQPIPIEEALDNDLFSPQDLLSDLQRSLNATEMAKRKFRDIASIAGLVFKGMPGRQLKERHMRAHSGLFFDVFREHEPEHLLLRQAYDEAFDVQMELPRMREALERIGRQRIVLKDPGRFTPFAFPILVDRLREKLTSEQLEDRIRKMTERLEKA; encoded by the coding sequence ATGAGCACGCCTTCAACGCGGCTTACCGAGTGGTTCAGCACCCAAGGGTGGACCGCACAGCACTTCCAGCGCGCAGTGTGGGCGCACATGGCCGAGGGCCGCAGCGGCCTGCTGAACGCGCCCACCGGGACCGGAAAGACCTATGCCGTGTGGGGTGGTGTGGCCAACCACGCGCTATTGAACGGTTCGAATGCCCGGGGCCTGCGCGCCCTTTGGATCACCCCGCTGCGCGCCCTGGCCGGCGAGATCGCGGAGAGCGCCCAGCGGATGTGCGATGGTGTGGAGCTGGATTGGAAGGTGGGCGCGCGCACCGGAGACACCAGTACCAAGGAACGCGCGGCGCAGAAGAAGGCCCTGCCCCAGCTGCTCGTCACCACGCCCGAAAGCCTGCACGTGCTGCTGGCCACCAAGGGCTACGCGGACCTCTTCAAGCACCTCGATTGGTTCATCGCCGACGAGTGGCATGAGCTGCTGGGCAGCAAGCGCGGCGTGCAAGTGGAGCTGGCCCTGAGCAGATTGAAAGCCCTGCGCCCTCAGCTGGGCATCTGGGGCATCAGCGCGACGATCGGGAACCTCGAGGAGGCGATGACGGTCCTGCATGGCGCCGACATCATGGATCGCACCCGTAGTGTCGACCCCATCGCCCGCCGAAGCCGTGGCGAAGGCGGGCCGGGTCGACCTACGCCGGTATTGGTGCGATCGACCATCAAGAAGCCCATCGAGGTCCGCAGCATCATCCCCGAGGAGGTGGAGCGGTACCCCTGGGCCGGGCATCTGGGCCTGAAGCTGGCGCACCGGCTGCTGCCCATCCTTGAGCAGAGCACCAGCACACTGATCTTCACCAACACCCGCGCGCAAAGCGAGATCTGGTACCACCACCTGCTGGACATCGCACCGGAGCTGGCGGGCACCATCGCCCTGCACCACGGCAGCCTCGACCGCGATGTGCGCGAATGGGTCGAAAAAGCGCTGGACGAAGGCCGATTGAAGGCTGTGGTGTGCACCAGCAGCCTCGACCTGGGCGTGGATTTCCGTCCGGTGGAGACCGTGGTGCAGGTGGGCGGGCCGAAGGGCGTAGCGCGCTTCGTGCAACGCGCCGGTCGCAGCGGTCACCGCCCCGATGCCGTGAGCCGCATCTGGTTCCTCCCCACCCACACGCTGGAACTGGTCGAGGCCGCAGCGCTGCGCCAGGCCGCCGACGAGGGCAGCATCGAGGCCCGGCAGCCGCTCTTCCGCTGCTTCGACGTGCTGGCGCAATACCTGGTGACGCTGGCCGTGAGCGACGGCTTCTCCCCCGCCGCGCTGTACGAGGAGGTGCGCTCCACCTGGTGCTTCCAGGATATCGCGCTTGAGGAGTGGGACCGGCTGCTCACGTTCATCACCACGGGTGGCAAGAGCCTCACGGCCTACGATGAGTTCCGCAAGGCCGTGGTGGATGAAGATGGCATGGTCCGCGTGCACGACCGGCGCGTGGCGCTGCGGCACAAGCTGAGCATCGGCACCATCGTGGGCAGCGAGAGCTATGCCGTGAAGCTCATCGGCGGCGGGCGCATCGGCACGGTGGAGGAATGGTTCATCAACCAGCTGAAGCCGGGCGATGTGTTCTGGTTCGCAGGGCGCAGCCTGGAGTTCGTGCGCGTGCACGGGCTGGTGGCGCAGGTGCGCAAGAGCCGCGAGAAGAAGGGCAAGATCCCCAGCTGGCAGGGCGGACGCATGCCCTTGAGCAGCTACATGGCCAAGGTGCTGCGCACCCAGCTCACCGCGGGGGAAGGGAACGCGGAGATGGCCGCCGTGCAGCCCATCTTGGCGCGCCAGCGCGAAACGAGCATCGTGCCTACCGGGGACGAGCTGCTCATCGAGCGCTTCGAGAGCCGCGAGGGGCACCATGCGGTGATCTACCCCTTCGAAGGGCGGCTGGTGCACGAGGCCATGGGCTCGCTCCTCGCCTTCCGCATGAGCCTGCTGAGGCCGATCACCTTCAGCATCGCCATGAACGACTACGGCTTCGAGCTGCTGAGCGACCAGCCCATCCCCATCGAAGAGGCGCTGGACAACGACCTCTTCAGTCCGCAGGACCTGCTGAGCGACCTGCAGCGCAGCCTCAACGCCACCGAGATGGCCAAGCGCAAGTTCCGCGACATCGCCAGCATCGCCGGGCTGGTGTTCAAGGGCATGCCCGGTCGCCAGCTGAAGGAGCGGCACATGCGCGCCCACAGCGGCCTCTTCTTCGATGTGTTCCGCGAGCACGAGCCCGAGCACCTGCTGCTGCGCCAGGCCTACGACGAGGCCTTCGATGTGCAGATGGAACTGCCGCGCATGCGTGAAGCGCTGGAGCGCATCGGTCGCCAACGCATCGTGCTGAAAGACCCGGGCCGCTTCACACCCTTCGCCTTCCCCATTTTGGTGGATCGGCTGCGAGAGAAGCTCACCAGCGAGCAGTTGGAGGACCGGATCCGCAAGATGACGGAGAGGTTGGAGAAGGCGTGA
- a CDS encoding response regulator transcription factor has protein sequence MAGTLAPKVLLVDDEPDILELLRYNLEREGYRVATAQNGKDALRIAKAERPDLVVLDIMMPGMDGVEVCNQLRQMPDMKHALITFLTARGEDYSQIAGFEAGADDYITKPVRPKVFVSKVKALLKRSPGDRNEGQMLEANGIRVDLEKVLVFKGSEELQLPKKEFELLVLLMSKPGKVFKREEIYAHIWGTELFVGDRTIDVHIRKLREKIGEDRIRTIKGIGYKFDA, from the coding sequence ATGGCGGGAACCCTTGCACCCAAGGTGCTACTGGTGGACGATGAACCGGACATCCTGGAGCTGCTCCGGTACAATCTGGAACGCGAAGGCTATCGGGTGGCCACCGCTCAGAACGGCAAGGACGCGCTGCGGATCGCCAAGGCCGAGCGGCCGGACCTGGTGGTGCTGGACATCATGATGCCCGGTATGGACGGCGTCGAGGTGTGCAATCAATTGCGCCAGATGCCGGACATGAAGCACGCGCTGATCACGTTCCTCACCGCCCGCGGCGAGGACTACAGCCAGATCGCAGGGTTCGAGGCCGGGGCGGACGACTACATCACCAAGCCGGTGCGACCGAAGGTGTTCGTCAGCAAGGTGAAGGCGCTGCTGAAGCGCAGCCCGGGCGACCGCAACGAGGGGCAGATGCTCGAAGCCAACGGCATCCGGGTCGATCTGGAAAAGGTGCTCGTGTTCAAAGGCTCCGAAGAGCTGCAGCTGCCCAAGAAGGAGTTCGAGCTGCTGGTGCTGCTGATGAGCAAGCCCGGCAAGGTGTTCAAGCGGGAGGAGATCTACGCGCACATCTGGGGTACGGAGCTGTTCGTCGGGGACCGCACGATCGATGTGCACATCCGCAAGCTGCGTGAGAAGATCGGCGAGGATCGCATCCGCACGATCAAAGGCATCGGATACAAGTTCGACGCCTGA
- the dcm gene encoding DNA (cytosine-5-)-methyltransferase, giving the protein MTRGRPRSNPTLRVAELFAGVGGFRLGLERAGGYQIVYSNQWEPGRRKQHASSVYVERFGADHHDNRDIASVPVEDVPDHDVLVGGFPCQDYSVASTLRNARGLVGRKGVLWWQIHRLLRDHRHPPAHLVLENVDRLLSSPAGQRGRDLAVMLSSLWGLGYAVEWRVINAADYGMPQRRRRMFLVGHRIERMSGMTAELLQDHGVLAGAFPFALKRQGTAIRLEADLRKLSDRFNRDGRRSPFGNAGVMVNGLVLTRDVSPVHTGPATTLGDILQPEKDVPAAFRTPRGELKRWRYLKGAKREARKVSRNGFAYHYSEGAMAFPDPLDKPGRTVVTGEGGKAPSRFKHVVSVDGRRFRRLTPIELERLNMFPDDHTAGTPDTWRAFFMGNALVVGIVERIGRALTVFHISGER; this is encoded by the coding sequence ATGACCCGCGGCCGTCCACGCTCGAACCCCACCCTGCGTGTGGCCGAGCTCTTCGCAGGGGTGGGCGGGTTCCGACTGGGACTGGAGCGGGCCGGTGGCTACCAGATCGTGTACAGCAACCAATGGGAGCCCGGACGCAGGAAGCAGCACGCTTCGTCCGTTTATGTGGAGCGGTTCGGCGCGGACCATCACGACAATCGGGACATCGCGTCGGTGCCGGTGGAGGACGTCCCCGACCATGACGTGCTCGTGGGCGGCTTCCCCTGCCAGGACTACTCGGTGGCCAGCACCCTTCGCAACGCCCGCGGCCTGGTGGGACGCAAAGGGGTCCTGTGGTGGCAGATCCACCGCCTGCTGCGCGATCATCGGCATCCGCCGGCCCATCTCGTCCTGGAGAACGTGGACCGGCTGCTGAGCTCACCGGCCGGACAACGCGGACGTGACCTGGCCGTGATGCTGAGCTCCCTCTGGGGGCTGGGATATGCGGTGGAGTGGCGGGTGATCAACGCGGCGGACTATGGCATGCCCCAGCGACGGAGGCGGATGTTCCTGGTGGGTCATCGCATCGAGCGGATGAGCGGAATGACAGCCGAGTTGCTGCAGGACCATGGGGTACTGGCCGGTGCGTTCCCGTTCGCGCTGAAGCGTCAAGGCACGGCCATCCGGTTGGAGGCCGATCTCCGGAAGCTGTCCGACCGGTTCAACCGTGACGGGCGCAGATCGCCTTTCGGAAATGCCGGTGTGATGGTGAACGGCCTGGTGCTGACCCGGGATGTAAGCCCTGTGCACACTGGGCCGGCCACTACGTTGGGGGACATCCTTCAACCGGAAAAGGACGTGCCGGCCGCCTTTCGGACCCCACGCGGTGAACTGAAACGCTGGCGATACCTCAAAGGGGCCAAACGCGAGGCCCGGAAAGTGTCGCGCAACGGGTTCGCCTATCACTATAGCGAAGGCGCCATGGCGTTCCCCGACCCCTTGGACAAGCCCGGCCGCACCGTGGTCACCGGCGAAGGCGGCAAAGCGCCCTCGAGGTTCAAGCACGTCGTGTCCGTGGACGGCAGACGCTTCCGCCGATTGACCCCGATCGAGCTGGAGCGGTTGAACATGTTCCCGGACGACCATACGGCCGGGACACCGGACACCTGGCGGGCCTTCTTCATGGGCAACGCCCTGGTGGTGGGCATCGTCGAACGCATCGGCCGGGCCTTAACGGTATTTCACATCAGCGGCGAACGATGA
- a CDS encoding ATP-dependent DNA ligase, producing the protein MNREAALFDALDATTSTTSKVEALAAYFRAAEDVDKLWVIALLSGRRPKRPVTSTQLRQWAAEVSGIPDWLFEASYHVVGDFAETVTHIAKLEQRVERSLADWVRYVEELKDLPEAEKAARVKAAWAGLEGMELFVFNKIITGGFRIGVSQKVMVKGLSKATGVNEDTLAHRLMGDWSPHHITFHGLVHGANDGDDHSRPYPFYLAYGIDGPEGTAAGAGLQDLLPLGDPRNWQAEHKWDGIRGQLIVRGGQLYVWSRGEELVTDKYPELEALRKALPDGTVLDGELLAWKDGTALPFAELQKRIGRKSVGKKLLADIPVIFMAYDLMEHAGADIRQRPLSERRQLLDGIVAAAQHPMLTLSPTLPFTSWEDIVAHREHARATSIEGLMLKRLSSSYEVGRRRGDWWKWKVDPLSIDAVLTFSMQGHGRRADLYTDHTFGLWHSGQLVTFAKAYSGLTDAEMLEVDAFVKKNTLERFGPVRQVKAELVFEIAFEGISPSTRHKSGVAVRFPRIARWRKDKKPQDANTLEDLKGMIR; encoded by the coding sequence ATGAACCGGGAGGCAGCGCTGTTCGATGCGTTGGACGCGACCACGTCCACCACCTCCAAGGTGGAGGCGCTGGCCGCATATTTCCGTGCGGCGGAGGACGTGGACAAGCTGTGGGTGATCGCGCTGCTCAGCGGGCGGCGGCCCAAGCGGCCGGTGACGAGCACGCAACTGCGCCAGTGGGCCGCGGAGGTGAGCGGCATCCCCGACTGGCTGTTCGAGGCCAGTTACCACGTGGTGGGCGACTTCGCCGAGACCGTGACGCACATCGCGAAGCTGGAGCAACGGGTGGAGCGTTCGCTGGCGGATTGGGTACGCTATGTCGAAGAGCTGAAGGACCTGCCGGAAGCGGAGAAGGCCGCGCGGGTGAAGGCCGCATGGGCAGGACTGGAAGGCATGGAGCTCTTCGTGTTCAACAAGATCATCACCGGCGGGTTCCGGATCGGGGTGAGCCAGAAGGTGATGGTGAAGGGCTTGAGCAAGGCCACCGGCGTGAACGAGGACACCCTGGCGCACCGGCTCATGGGCGACTGGAGCCCGCACCACATCACCTTCCACGGCTTGGTGCATGGGGCCAACGATGGCGACGACCACAGCCGCCCCTACCCCTTCTACCTCGCCTACGGCATCGATGGACCCGAAGGCACGGCCGCCGGTGCCGGGCTGCAGGACCTGCTGCCGCTGGGTGATCCGCGCAATTGGCAGGCCGAGCACAAGTGGGACGGCATCCGTGGGCAGCTGATCGTGCGCGGCGGCCAGCTTTACGTGTGGAGCCGGGGCGAGGAGCTCGTTACCGACAAGTACCCGGAACTGGAAGCCTTGCGGAAGGCCTTGCCCGATGGCACCGTGCTCGATGGCGAACTGCTGGCCTGGAAGGATGGCACGGCGCTGCCCTTCGCCGAGCTGCAGAAGCGCATCGGACGGAAGAGCGTGGGCAAGAAGCTGCTGGCCGATATACCGGTGATCTTCATGGCCTACGACCTGATGGAGCATGCCGGCGCCGATATCCGTCAGCGGCCCTTGAGCGAACGGCGCCAACTGCTTGACGGCATCGTGGCCGCCGCACAGCACCCGATGCTCACGCTCTCGCCCACCCTCCCCTTCACCTCCTGGGAGGACATCGTCGCGCACCGCGAGCATGCCCGCGCGACCAGCATCGAGGGATTGATGCTGAAGCGGCTCAGCAGCAGCTACGAGGTGGGCCGTCGTCGTGGCGACTGGTGGAAGTGGAAGGTCGACCCGCTGAGCATCGATGCCGTGCTCACCTTCAGTATGCAGGGCCACGGCCGCCGTGCCGACCTGTACACCGACCACACCTTCGGCCTTTGGCACAGTGGGCAACTCGTCACCTTCGCCAAGGCGTACAGCGGCCTCACCGACGCCGAGATGCTGGAGGTGGACGCCTTCGTGAAGAAGAACACGCTGGAGCGCTTCGGTCCCGTGCGGCAGGTGAAGGCCGAACTGGTGTTCGAGATCGCCTTCGAGGGCATCAGCCCTAGTACGCGCCACAAGAGCGGCGTGGCCGTAAGGTTCCCGCGCATCGCACGCTGGCGGAAGGACAAGAAGCCGCAGGACGCGAACACCCTGGAAGATCTGAAGGGCATGATCCGATGA
- the msrA gene encoding peptide-methionine (S)-S-oxide reductase MsrA produces the protein MRAPITLAFTLVCICACQGGSRSTDQHTMTTDLDPSSNATNTDTAVLGAGCFWCVEAVFTELDGVLEVTSGYTGGHVKNPGYKEVCAGTTGHAEVARIVFDPGRITFDELLEVFWQTHDPTTLNRQGADIGAQYRSAVFATSVAQRELAEAYKAKLNASGAFPAPIVTEITELTTFYPAEDHHQNYYAQNGEQGYCQLVIRPKLEKFRKVFAEKLKP, from the coding sequence ATGCGAGCCCCGATCACCTTGGCATTCACCCTGGTCTGCATCTGTGCCTGCCAGGGAGGATCACGATCCACTGACCAACACACCATGACGACCGACCTGGATCCCTCATCGAACGCCACGAACACGGATACCGCCGTCCTCGGCGCCGGCTGTTTCTGGTGCGTGGAAGCCGTATTCACCGAGCTGGATGGCGTGCTCGAAGTGACCAGTGGCTACACCGGAGGGCACGTGAAGAACCCGGGCTACAAGGAAGTTTGCGCCGGCACCACTGGCCACGCCGAAGTCGCCCGGATCGTGTTCGACCCAGGGCGGATCACGTTCGACGAACTGCTGGAGGTGTTCTGGCAGACGCACGATCCGACGACCCTGAATCGACAGGGCGCCGACATCGGCGCTCAGTACCGGTCCGCTGTGTTCGCCACCTCCGTCGCACAGCGAGAGCTGGCTGAGGCCTACAAGGCCAAGCTGAACGCCAGTGGTGCGTTCCCAGCCCCCATCGTCACGGAGATCACGGAGCTCACGACCTTTTACCCGGCCGAGGACCACCATCAGAATTACTACGCCCAGAACGGCGAGCAGGGTTATTGCCAGCTGGTGATCCGACCCAAGCTGGAGAAGTTCCGCAAGGTGTTCGCCGAGAAGCTCAAACCCTGA
- a CDS encoding ligase-associated DNA damage response exonuclease, protein MASTPLLSFSPSGIRCEQADVFIDPWRPVDRAIITHAHSDHARRGSRHYLASPITKALMHARLGDDLRIDTLRPGQTGTINGVKFSLHPAGHIPGSMQVRVEYKGEVWVTTGDHKRHPDGISDAFDPVRCHTFITECTFGLPIYRWKEPVDVFAEINAWWRVNAANGVCSVISAYSLGKAQRVMTSVDRSIGPILVHGAVANMNIVLQQCGLELPAWEHITKDTPKERFRNALVITPGSALDTPWTNRMKPYSTAMASGWMQLRGWRRRSNIDRGFVLSDHADWDALLLAVKESGAERVIATHGYTELFSQYLCSVGMDATAESTEFAGEAGSEQGADLPDGARSVDPPGRPGTTTP, encoded by the coding sequence ATGGCTTCGACGCCGTTGTTGTCCTTCTCACCTTCCGGGATCCGGTGTGAGCAGGCCGATGTGTTCATCGACCCGTGGCGGCCGGTGGACCGGGCCATCATCACCCACGCCCACAGCGACCATGCCCGGCGGGGCAGCCGGCACTACCTCGCCTCTCCCATCACCAAGGCCCTGATGCACGCCCGCCTTGGCGATGACCTGCGCATCGACACGCTGCGACCCGGCCAGACGGGTACCATCAATGGAGTGAAGTTCTCCCTGCACCCGGCCGGCCACATCCCCGGCAGCATGCAGGTGCGGGTGGAGTATAAGGGCGAGGTGTGGGTGACCACTGGCGACCACAAGCGCCATCCGGACGGCATCAGCGATGCCTTCGACCCCGTGCGCTGCCACACCTTCATCACAGAATGCACCTTCGGACTGCCGATCTATCGATGGAAGGAGCCGGTGGACGTGTTCGCCGAGATCAACGCCTGGTGGCGTGTCAATGCGGCCAACGGCGTGTGCTCCGTGATCAGCGCCTACAGCCTGGGCAAGGCCCAGCGCGTGATGACGAGCGTGGACCGGAGCATCGGTCCCATCCTGGTGCATGGCGCGGTGGCCAACATGAACATCGTCTTGCAGCAATGCGGCTTAGAGCTGCCCGCCTGGGAGCACATCACCAAGGACACGCCGAAGGAGCGCTTCCGCAACGCACTGGTCATCACGCCCGGTTCAGCCCTCGACACGCCCTGGACGAACCGGATGAAGCCCTACAGCACCGCCATGGCCAGTGGATGGATGCAGTTGCGCGGCTGGCGGCGCCGCAGCAACATCGACCGGGGCTTCGTGCTCAGCGACCACGCCGACTGGGATGCGCTGCTGCTGGCGGTGAAGGAGAGCGGTGCCGAGCGTGTGATCGCGACCCACGGATACACGGAGCTGTTCAGCCAATACCTCTGCAGCGTGGGAATGGACGCGACCGCAGAATCCACGGAGTTCGCAGGTGAGGCCGGCTCAGAACAGGGTGCTGATCTCCCAGATGGCGCGCGTAGCGTCGACCCGCCGGGTCGACCCGGAACAACCACACCATGA